One Heterodontus francisci isolate sHetFra1 chromosome 3, sHetFra1.hap1, whole genome shotgun sequence DNA window includes the following coding sequences:
- the LOC137367137 gene encoding 4-galactosyl-N-acetylglucosaminide 3-alpha-L-fucosyltransferase 9-like, with protein sequence MTSVSKRGILRILLIFKILGCFLAFLFLYVKPSNSWIYGPMKDDTPALSMTNLSVTGVQKNETIVLIWLWPFGQTFELNSCESKFNIHDCHLTADRNLYNKSHAILIHHRDIRGDLSNLPKQPRPVFQKWVWMNMESPTHSPKNTGLNKLFNLTLTYRRDSDIQVPYGSLTMNKVPLAFELPSKSNLVCWVVSHWNSNHARVKYYNELYKYVKINTYGRAFKKYLSNKELIPTISNCKFNLAFENSIHKDYITEKLYNALLAGTVPVVLGPSRENYENYIPADSFIHVDDFPSAKELADYLHMLDDKEDLYMRYFKWRKYYTVRKTHFSHEHACNVCENIKRHQEYRSFSSLEKWFWV encoded by the coding sequence ATGACATCAGTATCTAAAAGAGGGATTTTACGCATCCTGTTAATTTTCAAAATTTTGGGCTGTTTTTTAGCCTTCTTGTTTCTGTATGTCAAACCATCTAACTCCTGGATTTATGGTCCCATGAAAGATGACACACCAGCTCTGAGCATGACAAACCTCTCTGTGACAGGGGTTCAAAAGAATGAAACTATTGTGCTCATTTGGTTGTGGCCTTTTGGTCAGACATTTGAGCTCAATTCTTGTGAATCTAAGTTCAACATCCACGACTGTCATTTAACTGCAGATAGGAACCTGTATAACAAATCCCACGCTATCCTTATCCATCACAGGGACATTCGTGGTGACTTGTCCAACCTGCCCAAACAGCCTCGGCCAGTTTTTCAGAAATGGGTTTGGATGAATATGGAGTCACCTACCCACAGTCCAAAAAACACTGGGCTCAACAAACTCTTCAACCTGACCTTGACATACCGGCGGGATTCAGATATCCAAGTGCCTTATGGATCTCTGACAATGAACAAAGTTCCATTAGCTTTTGAATTGCCTAGTAAAAGCAATCTAGTGTGTTGGGTTGTAAGCCACTGGAACTCCAATCATGCTAGAGTGAAGTATTACAATGAACTTTACAAATACGTTAAAATTAACACTTACGGTCGAGCCTTCAAGAAATACCTGAGCAATAAAGAATTAATCCCTACAATATCTAATTGTAAGTTCAACCTTGCCTTTGAGAACTCAATACATAAAGATTACATAACTGAAAAACTCTACAATGCTTTGCTTGCGGGCACTGTGCCTGTGGTCCTGGGGCCATCTAGAGAAAACTATGAAAATTACATTCCAGCCGATTCTTTCATTCATGTGGATGATTTCCCCTCAGCTAAAGAGCTTGCAGATTACCTGCACATGCTGGATGATAAGGAAGACTTGTACATGCGCTACTTCAAATGGAGGAAATACTACACAGTGAGAAAGACTCATTTCTCACATGAACATGCGTGCAACGTTTGTGAGAATATAAAACGACATCAAGAATACAGATCTTTTTCCAGTTTAGAGAAATGGTTTTGGGTTTGA